GAAGCGCGGCGGCGCGATGGCCTGGAGGGTGAGCTGGTGGGCGTCGCTGACGTGCTCGGCCGGCTGAGTCAGGCGCTGAAGCCGCTTGCGCCGGCCACGGCAGGGCTGGAGTCGGTCTGGCAGCGCAGCCAGCGGCTGCAGGCGGCGGCCTCCGCATTCCTGAACGACGAGGACAGCGACCACGTCTGCTGGTATGAGGCGTCTCGCCAGGGTTTTCAGCTGCAGCGGACCCCGCTCAATCTTGCTGAGGCGCTTGGCAGCATTCGTGAGGCGGCAGCGCCCTGCTGGATTTACACCTCCGCCACGCTATCGGTCGGCGGACGGTTTGATCTGTTCCAAAGCCAGCTGGGCCTGGAGAGCGCCCGCTCGGTGTCGATCGACAGCCCGTTCGACTATGAGAATCGGGCGCTGCTCTATCATCCGTCAGGCCTCCCCGAACCTGCCGAGCAGGGATTTGTGCCCGCGTTTGTCGCGGCGCTGCTGCCGCTGCTGGACATCACCGGGGGCCGCGCGTTTGTGCTGTTCACCAGCCATCGCAACCTGCAGCAGGCTCGCGCGATTCTGAGCAACGCCCTGGACCTGCCGATTTTTGTTCAGGGTGATGCACCCCGGCACCAGCTGCTGGAGGACTTTCGGCGGTCCGGCAACGGCGTGCTGCTGGGCGCGGCGAGCTTCTGGGCCGGCGTCGACGTGCCCGGCGATGCGCTCAGCTGCGTGGCCGTCGACAAGCTGCCGTTTGCCGCGCCGGACGATCCGGTGATCCAGGCCAGGCTCAATAAGCTGCGACAGGAAGGCGAAGCCCCATTCGGTCGCTACCAGCTGCCGGCGGCGGTGCTGACCCTCAAGCAGGGGGTCGGGCGCCTCCTGCGGCACGAAAACGATCGCGGTGTGGTGGTGGTGGGTGACCCGCGGTTGACCAGCAAGGGCTACGGAAAGGTGTTCCTCAAAAGCCTGCCGCCGGCTCGTTACACCCGGGATCTCGCGGACGTTCGATCGTTTT
The Pseudomonadota bacterium genome window above contains:
- a CDS encoding ATP-dependent DNA helicase, giving the protein MPSLAEQVDDVLASGGELDQAWPQFRPRDGQRELATEIALAMEAGEPLIAEAGTGIGKTFAYLLPALVSGQRVVVSTGTRTLQDQLYQRDIPQLLAALDLKPRVSLLKGRSNYLCIHRMNHATDSGVIDSPELLTLLDKTRGWAQQTDDGDLVGATFLPDNSPLRPQVSSTVDNCLGGECPNYGDCWVIRARRQAQEADLVVVNHHLLFADLALKQEGFGELLPECDAIVVDEAHQVPDVASRFFGRSFSFRQLTELARDCRSEGAGAPGALPVLVETLAELDAAARRLRLAVSTVSGRLGNRGPWQEARRRDGLEGELVGVADVLGRLSQALKPLAPATAGLESVWQRSQRLQAAASAFLNDEDSDHVCWYEASRQGFQLQRTPLNLAEALGSIREAAAPCWIYTSATLSVGGRFDLFQSQLGLESARSVSIDSPFDYENRALLYHPSGLPEPAEQGFVPAFVAALLPLLDITGGRAFVLFTSHRNLQQARAILSNALDLPIFVQGDAPRHQLLEDFRRSGNGVLLGAASFWAGVDVPGDALSCVAVDKLPFAAPDDPVIQARLNKLRQEGEAPFGRYQLPAAVLTLKQGVGRLLRHENDRGVVVVGDPRLTSKGYGKVFLKSLPPARYTRDLADVRSFFA